The Natrinema amylolyticum genome includes the window CGCTGCGACCCTCGTCGGCGCGTTCGATGTCGTCCGCGAGGCCGGCTGCCTCGAGGAATTCGACGACCTCCTGTGTCTTATGGAGGTCCTCGAACTCGTCGTCGACGACGACGGGGGTCTCGACGTCTTCATCGAACTCGTGGCCGCGATCGGCGACGAGTTCGGCGTCGGTCGTCGCAGCGATGGCGCTGCGGACGGCCAGTTTCTTTGCTTTCGTGTTGATCGATTCGGACTGGTCTTTCTCGGCTTTCGGCGGGTGTGCCTTTCGCCCTTTGACGGCCTGAGGAACGCGGCGAGCGCGACCCTCCTGCCGTGGGACGTGGGCCATACCGCGGCCGCTACCGAACGATTCGGCCGGCGTTCGAAGGCCGGCGAACTCGTCGGCACCGTAGTCCTGTTTTCGGTTTGCCTGTGCGGCGCGAACGGCACGAGCGATCAGGTCCGGGCGGTACTGGGTCTCGAAGACCGCCGGGAGCTCGATCGTGTCCGCGTCCGAGCCGTCCAGGTTTCGTACTGTTGCGTCCATGTGTTATCCCTGGTTG containing:
- the rpl4p gene encoding 50S ribosomal protein L4 is translated as MDATVRNLDGSDADTIELPAVFETQYRPDLIARAVRAAQANRKQDYGADEFAGLRTPAESFGSGRGMAHVPRQEGRARRVPQAVKGRKAHPPKAEKDQSESINTKAKKLAVRSAIAATTDAELVADRGHEFDEDVETPVVVDDEFEDLHKTQEVVEFLEAAGLADDIERADEGRSVRSGQGKARGRKYKTPTSILFVTSSETGPSRAARNLAGADVTTAAEVNAEDLAPGAQPGRLTVWTESALEEVADR